The region TTTCTCTAGTATTAGGATGAGGAAAAGAAAACATCTTACCATAATTTTACCTCTGAACAGCTGAATATTGTACAAGTCTTAGGATGAGGAAAAGAAAACATCTTACCATAATTTTACAAAGACACTGTTCCTAAAATCCATCTCATCACAATCAAAGAAACAGCAGAAGACAGGGTTTTTTCTTGCTCAGAgagaagttgttggtttttttaactgAATGTAAACCATCTGTCTTTTTTCTTAAAAACCCAGTTCATCAAAATATATGAACAATctactatataaaaaaaagaaaaggaaaaaaaaagaaaaaaaaagaagatacaaaaTATGTAAGTTTCAGAACAATATTACTCATTAAGTTAACAACACAATTGACTAATAGTAATACTCATATGAGTCATAATAGTAGCTCACTACATAAGTACATTATTCATCAGTTGTTTTTAATGTATCTGAACATCAGTAACTTGACTTGTCAAACTCAAAGTCATTTTCAAAACCAAAGTCTCCATTAGTCCATAGAGATATCAAGCTCAATGTTAAAAGTgttcataaaataaaacatattttttGCAAAGTAATCAAAAACCTGTGTCAATGGTTGAATCAGTCAGCTGCCTGGTTGGCAATATCCACCATTTCTTTCCCTTAAGGGTAATGTGTAATCTTCccattcagtttcatttcaaagacgggaaaagttgtaaactggtttaaataacattgtaatgtatatatatataatatactctacatttcttctccCGTCGAATGCTGAAAAGAAGGCCaataagttggggttttttgtcttcGAAACAAAATACAtgtgaagaaatgtggatacagcCTTCTGATGTCCACATCAACACTATTACTGTGTTTAACAGTAATTAACTAATTTCATATTCTACTCTGAACAGAATTTAACAAATTAAAGGGGTGaaattccaaacaaacaaaaaatatagttATGAATAATATATGAAACTTTGCAAGATGTCCACATTGCACTTTGTACAAAACATTGTGAAATGCACATCCTTCTGTTCATTCTGCTGACCTTCttgtcccccttttttcttcttcccaacaTTTTCCATTTATCATATAAAACCAAAATTTTTAACTTTGTGAATGTATCTGAAATAGATTCATGTTTCCAAGTCACCTCACGTTTCGaactgcatgtgtatacatgtctgtctgtatgtatactgtatacatcattacatgtatgtCTGCACCTGTATACGGTCTTATAAAAAGTGTGGCTGTGCATGCCCATGTTAAACTGAAACACTGTAAACAATGAAACTGTACTGCTTGTGGAACCAAGACTGATACTGACtgaccgactgtcctaaaagaaTGTAGCTTTGACACTATGTTGACAGAGATCTCTCCCACATTTTCCATGTCATCTACACTGTGATTGTATATGCATGGACAAACACTTCTGTatatttgtgtctttgtgttcatGAACTCTTATATGTATTCTAAGTGTTCCAGAACTCTGTTATTTAAGACTTTAGATGTTCAATTTACATCATTTATGACAGTGAAATATAATAAAGctaaactaataaataaataccaTTGCTTTAAGACTGAACCAATTCCTGCCTCAATTCCCAAACGTTAACcgataaatataaaataaaatctgttggctctttcttttttaaggaaAACCGAAACAGCGGGTACTAATATTCAGATCATCTTTGCCCGAGTTTCAAAACTTTTCTTCATTGAAAACGTCACACTTTGTTTCGAAACTGATTGGTTACTGTCTGCATCCAGTCTCAACATCACCCACCTTTCGTTTTGAGAAATTCACTGTGAAGTGAACGCGACACATCGTTGGAACGTGAAGAATTCAGTGAACAGTGAAAACACAGTAAAGAAAACACTGGACCAGGATATATCACCAACGGAATCGGGGAGACTTACGTGTCAACCCTCAAATACTTCACCACAACCCAGCTGTCTGTCGCGAAAACTAATATGCCATGACTTACCGATGCTATGTCGAAATAACTAACGTTGGGCGTATTGAGTAAAGGTACATTCACTCTGACGTTTACATCCACAGGTTTCTCTGTCACCTGTGCTCCTCCGCTTGTCACGAACAAGGATGCGACAAGTCAGTTTGGTAACACCGATCGTGGTTGGTTCACAGGTCGAGCGACCAACCAATGAAAGATTACCTCATAAAAACATCGGTAAACCTCGACAATTTCCGAacctgtgttttgtgtctgtcactctgtatttTGTTTCAACACGTCCAATCGACAGAATAAGACGTCTGTATAGTTATTAATATACATGTTTAACAAAAAGCTTGAAAAGTCGAGCACTATGCGAGTTATGGTTGAACTTCCCTCGTTGTTATGAATCGAACTGGGGTCTAATAGGTTCAGAATCTTACTTCCCGAGTTAAAGTTCACAAACAAAATATCATTATTTTAAATAGATAACTCCCATCACGATCTCCCTTCACAGAGATAATGAagtgtgtcaccctgtgtgtgtgtgtgttgtgcataatGCGTTTtggtggggaagggatgggggatgtTTTAAATAcgggtttttcttctttcacatacAACTGGGAAACCTTTTCGGTGAACTTACTGCTGTgtgattccttttcttcttccttgttgcTGATATTTTTTATGTGgttatagtagtagcagttgtagtgtaGGGCCTGGCAGGTCATGTGCCTAGACCTCTCGGTCTTTTTTATGCACCAATAgaatcttcatttctttctttttattttacttatttattgtcttcttttgtttcttgttgttgttgggggggatACGCAAATACGCTTCTACAATAACTTTGTTTTCATGtatcacaactaaaaaaaaaaatccttttaagaTGGTATTGGTGTCAAGGATATTTTTTGTAaatgttagtattttgtgcaagtttaactttggttggtagtgcattccatatttgtgcaattcggttagccagtgaattttttctaaggttggtgttgcagtgttctgaACAAATTTTCTTTATACTGAGTTAATTGACATGTTTGGAAATAACCTCATATGAGTTTGTAGCCGGCTGGAAAAGACAATAAAGAGACTGAGAGGCACAGATAGAGTATGTATGGCAGGCAGAGTTAGAGTACTGAACTGATTTGAATCTCATTTTCTGCcagtaatagagtaagcaaatgATGCTTTATTCTGTTTGATTCATCccagaaaagaaatgcaaacggGTGAGGACAAggagtagaaaagaaaaaagagagagaaaaaacaacattctACTCGCAAAACAGCATATAATACATTATCAATCATAGATATACAAGTAAACATTTACCGCTCTCCACATGAATAAGTATATACTGCACTCCGTAATTAAATAAGGTgaatgagaggcagacagaataaCAAAAGACAGACATCTGAGACAGAGATTGAAATTAATTTCTGTTATTGTGGCTTACAgtccgaccacacagggccatatgaGGACTGCCCAACTATATAGATGTTCAACtgcattaaacacaaaactgttacatacattaaaaaaaacaaaaaaccattaaGATAAACCTATAAAGCACGGTTCAAGACACACtgacgggcccaatagccgaacggttaaagcgttggactttcaatctgagggtcccgggttcgaatctcggtgacggcgcctggtgggtaaaggatggagatttttctgatctcccaggtcaacatatgtgcagacctgctaatgcctgaacccccttcgtgtgtatatgcaagcaaaagatcaaatattaaagatcctataatccatgtcagcgttcggtgggttatggaaacaaaaacatacccagcatgcacacccccgaaaacggagtatggctgcctacatggcagggtaaaaaaaaaccggtcatacacgtaaaagcccactcgcgtatatacgagtgaacgtgggagttgcagcccacgaacaaagaagaatgaGAGGTTCaagacacattatcctaaccatttagctccttagcacagagataaagagagagaagactgatgtaaatttacacacacaagcatgcgcatTTGATATGAAAATAACTAATGAATGACTAAGAAAAAGGGGTTTTAGCATTAAAGAGAGATTATATGGAGATTTCTATTGAGAGGCAAAGAGCGGAAAATGTGTACATAGAAagagtagggggtgggagggggggctgagAAACAGTGATGGGAAgaaaacagggagagaaacagctAATGTCAAATCCTGCACTCATCTCTTTACTTGTATACAATGAGAGAACTTGGCCAAGACTCTTGATGGATATACCTGACCAAACTGGGCATGAAgcacaaggagagagggaggaagtttCAGTTGGAATGTGGTGTCAAGGCATGCAGACTGACCTGTATGTACACCCCATCTCTTTtttattaaaaagagagagacaagacaagacaagacaagacaaaattcttcattttgaggataatagataaacactggtgtgcttttttacatccagtccccaccctgaatagggtctacactacacaatactaaataaaaattaaagcatggttgttaatagaaaaaaaataacacacacactcaagatgcacatacaggcacaagcacggtgttagtaaaatacatagaaaaaaaatgagaacaaaatggaagaaacaaacacacccaacacacacatgcacatacaggcacaaacacagcaTTAGTaaaatacatagaaaaaaaaaggacaaaatgaaagaaacaaccacacacaaaacataccacaccacagaccagaatggggggtggagggtgagggataAACGGTATTAAGAAAATGAGCAATTTACATagcacattatggcataaggtgggaaaaaTAATGTTTTTCGAAGgtgcttgggagagagagaaaaaggagaggtaTAAGTGAACCGGCAAGATATCATTTCAGTGCATGTAATTGAAGATTTCACCCACCGGTCTTAACCTTTCAATttgcaaaacaatgcaaaatgTACAGCTGGactttcttcttctatgggtggcCAAACGGTTAGATCACTGCGATTCTCGCCAGAGCTTCATCCCAATTTCAGCGTatctggtgagtaaagggtggagatttttctaatctcccaggtcaacatatgtgcagacctgctacagCCTGATCCTGCATCATGTGCATATACGCATGTATgcgatcaaacacgcacgttaaagatcctgtaatccatgccagcgttcagtGAGTTTtgaaaacaggaacatacccagcatgcacaaccccaaaaatggagtagGGCTGCATGTAtggcagtggggaaaaaaaggggcggggggggtaaacaaacaatacatgtctgtgtgaatgatGTATGTGacagactgaaacctgactgaatgacacatgaaataaATGAGGaacgcccaaaggcagctcttaatcagctctacccagcactgaatgacacaggaagtgaATGACGAACGCCCAAAGGCAGCGCTTAATCAGTTCTACCCagcactgaatgacacaggaagtgaATGAGGAACACCCAAAGGCAGCTCTTAATCAGTTCCAaccaggtaggaagcctgttctgcaaatgactTCATGTTTGTAAGAGCACTTACAGCTTGATCTCTGACCAAGGACAGGTGTTATATAAAGCTGAATATTGACAAAATCCATACTTCAAAGGCATCGTGAATACAAGATGACTAGAAATAATATCAAATGCCAACCTGAGGGGAAATCCCTACCAGATTTCCGTCAGCAAGGAGattaggaaaagaaaataaagctgGACTGGTCACACCCTGTACAAACATCTGAAGAAAACCAACAGAGGAGCACTGAATTGGTACCCCCTCAAAGGAAAAGAAGCATGGTCAGACCAAGTCAGACACGAAGACGACAAGGTGAAGGCGGTCAGATGGACATGGGTCCAGTTGAAGAAGACAGTCAAGAATGGAGTCTGCTGGAGCAGTGCAGCTGTAGTCCAATGCTCCTCAAGGAGTCCAAAGTAGTATGTCTAGTAAGTCAAGTCCATAAATGTTTCAGTGACAGAACTTGATCAGAACAGCTGGTCATGCATAGCTTTTCAGAGGAGAAAGTAGACTTGCAACATGCAAACTCTGCACTCCAAAACTGGACAAAAATTTTCCAACCTATAAAGTAGGTACAATGACAATGGAAACCACCCATGCCACCCCACACATAAAAAGAACAAGAGTACCTGTAAAATTTTGCATGAAACTCATGTAGATTGTTTATTTAGACAAAAACAAAGTGCAATCCACAtactgtttctcctctctttcagtcAGCATACATGATACACACATGTCAAGTTAGAATTTCACATGatcaacttttgttgttgttgttcttttgtttagtttatttgttttgtttctccatAAATGCCTAAGATAAACAGTCAGTTTGACTATAAATTAAAGATTAAATCTATACCAGTAACAATTCTTTCTTACTATTTCTTCTGTTTTATATTGTAAAAATAACATTTTTATACTACAAATTTGAATTCCAATGTCACAAAATGAATGTTTGTCAATCAAATTTGTCAATTTGGTAATTTAATGGCATGATGTCATCACAGTAGttacagtctttttttcttctttttcttttttaaaattcttgTAATGAACGcttgtatctaaaaaaaaaatccaacaaacttGGCAAGTTTTTTAATGTACACATGAACTTAACAAAacattacaaacaaaaaacccactggaGAATGCACTGCTGTCAAAAGTAACAATTATGTTAGTCAACAGATATGCAAGTGTATGTGATTCTTTCTTTTATGTCAATATAAACGTTTGTAttctacttatttattcatctattcatacATTACTGATCTATCTtctttttccatttatttattgtatgtctatttgtaaaaaacaaaaacaaaaacaaatacaatgatATATCACCATGATGTGTTAAACTTAACAAACTGTATTATGTTAAGGTAAATGTTCCATTTGGAAATAAAAGAACCTTCATTGCAAGGTAGTTGATCAGTTTCACAGAAAAAATTGATGTAAATAATATGTTTAACAAAACAAATTCACATATTTTCTAAAAACTTATTCTTTTGTCACATACTTAAAAAATTTACCACTCAAACAAAATTTACCATGCTTTGTACAATGGTCACGCTTCAAAACTTTCACATGTCAAGCATGATTCTGCATGCTCTGTACATTTCTGTCATATTTTCAAAATGTTCACTTCCCAAACGTAATTCAGTATAATTTCTATATCGCTGTCACATTTTCAAAATGTCCACTCCCCAAACATTATTTAGCATGTTCTGTACATTTCTGTCACATTTTCAAAATGTTCACTTCCCAAACATAATTTAGATTTTCTGGACATTTTGGTAACATTTTCAAACTCTTCACTCCCCAAACATAATTCAATAGGCTTTGTACATTTCTGTCACATTTTCAAACCTTTCACTCCTCGAACATAATTAACCTTTTCAGTGCCAAGTCTTTTTTATGCTCAGTGtcaactatttgccaagggatgttttggtcatggtgggtagtataaaaaaaaaaattctggcatGCAAACAACTAAAAGAAAGTATCTATAATCCCATACAtttctgaaaagaaaatgaacacactatccaaTGATAACAATTTCACATGAGCTTAAAAATTTTATGATCGGAAAATTCCTGCAATGATGATACTAAAATTTCCATCTGAGGCACATTTTTTGCATTTTTGATCTGTATACTTCTGTCACATTTTTAAAACTTTCACCCTTCAAACAAAACATTGGCATGACCTGTacatttttgtcacattttcaaaacTTTGTTTCCATGAACATAGTTCAGTACATTTCAATCATGGCATAACGTATGTGTCCATCGCCTCGAATTTCACGCAGTCGTCCGCAGTGCCGCAGCATGGTGAAGAAGCTGAGGGTATCCTTGCTCATTTTCAGGCCACTCCATTCCTTGATGTCACTCTCCACAACAAAGAACACACCTGAAAGAGGTCTTACACATCAGTTAAATCTGAGAGTGAAATATGTAGTTGAAATCAAAACCAAACAAGATTCTATTCACAAGCATgctttgcacacatacacacatgaacatacacacacatgtaagagaTACTACACAGTGGGTATTACAATGAGCTGACTACAAGATCAACATTGAATTTTActgacaacatacacacaaacacattcataaaCATGTAAAAGATATTATAATGTCAATCTTCTTGGCATTCAGAGCTACACCATCAGTCCAGCTctggtgatgaatgatgataatgtcaATCTATTGTGGATAGACtgataaacatacatacaagcacacacataaattattTATCATCACATTCACACCAAGTTTTATTTACAAAATACACAGAAACCCATATCAAAATTTATCAGCACCACAACATGCATCAATCTCCATATGTTcatgatacatgtatgtgtgtgcacatttacaTACGAGTGTGCCCACCAGGTTTCACTAGTTCTTACTTACTTAGGCCTTTCACCTCTCCTGGGAATATTGGCCATCAACAAGAGACCACCATAGTCCTCTATCCTGTGCTTTTGCCTCTGGCTTCAGGTAAGGCCCATCATCTTAGTGTCTGGCTGGGGGTCTTTTTGCAATTGTTTCTCagtcagcctctcttcctcttcccttggGGGTTCAAGTCAGGGCCTGTCAGGTGATAGGTGACACAGGGTTTTGAAGCATGTGTCCAGTCAATCCCCAACTTCTTCCAGTTTTGCTTTCAGCTGGCAGCTGTTCCACAGGTCGATGTTGCTGATCTTATCTGGACAATGGATCTGGACGATTCTCAGGCAGCTGAATGTCAGCACCATTCAGCAGCACTGACTTCACGCTGTAATTCACTTGTTCATTATCTATTGATTAGTCAGTGAAATTTCAAATTTCTTTTTCCCAGATTGTGTGCTCTTTCAAGCCCTCTCTCATGCTGATTTAAATTTTGACCCTCCTCCACATCCATGCTTGGGGTTACTTGGGGTCAAGGTCTTCAGTATTGGTAGATTCATAGTGTGGCTGTCTTCGGAGGAATGCGGTGACCATCTGGAGGGGGCACTCGCTCAGTCATGCTCCACAACAAAGTGACATCAGTCATCAGTAGGGTGCTTAGAAGGTGGTGTCCTGCTTTAGTTGAAACATTGCAGGTGCTAATGAACACCTCCAAAGTGACAGCAGTGCAGGCTCTCCTCCTCAGGACCTAACATCAGTTATTCCCTATTGACAGCTGGCGCTGAAACTGCAGATGATGACCCCTgaggtggctgtgtatggggtacTCAGAGAGCAAATGGCATGGGAGTACTAGTACAACTTAAATGGTGCAGAAGATGGGGTGCAATTACAAAACTCTTCAATCTAATTTGTGATCAATGCAATATGACTTACCTCGTGTATCTTTTGTCTCCTGCATCTTGAGGGTTTCATAGCGTTTGCGATTAACATCACTCATGGTGGATTTCTTCTGTTTCAGGAGTTTATACTTGGCGGTGAAAACCTTGTTCAGTTCATCAATGACTGTATTCACTTGTTGGTATGACAGTCGCCCCTTCATATACCTGTCAATAAATACAAGTCTTGAAAACAATTTGAACAGATCTATCAGATCGCTTTTGttgcttttggtgtgtgtatgtcagtgactctgtgtgtgtgtgtgtgtgtgtgtgtgtgtgtgtgtgtgagtgtgtgtgtgctttcattctGGTTGTCACCTGGAAATCAAATGGTGCAGCTTTCCCACTGGtacatcttgaaaaaaaaaaaaaaaagttctgcaaaCTATAACATTGCTGCATTGCCTTCAGAAGAAACAGCAGATCACAAATGTTGCTGTACTTAATTAGTAACAAATGTTACTCTATTTACTTAGAAGAAACAGATCACAAAATTGTAAGTTGCTGTGCTTGTCATAATTTTCAAACTATAATTAAGTCTTTATTCCCTCGACCTTGACCCTTGCTGTGCCTTATTCAAGTACAAGTAGGCATTTCTAATGTTACAAAATAgccaaagctaaaaaaaaaaaaacccaaaatactgatgaaggaaacaaaaaaagggaTAAACAGGTGTTTTTAGGAAATAAGTTGAAAGGTGATCAGACTTTTCAGAGGCTGCTGCACAGAATAAACACAAACTTCCCACTCTCATGCAATCAGTTAATCCACAGAGCTGGCAGCCAATTCTTTTGTGTGTTAACGAGCAGATATACTCATGACCAGTCAGCAAAACATTGTTAAAAAAGTGTGTATATCCTAAGATTTAGTGTGTAAATGGAAGATCAATCTTGTAGTTCAGTTGAACACTTCAGTTGATGCGTTTCAAACAAGTGAGCATTATCAAGGCAAATGCAAATGACACAGCAGTTGACATACTTTGACCTTTAGCAGAAACTAGTGCTGCAACCTTCAACTTGAATGTGAACATGTCAGAATAGGCTTGttgcctttcttttttcatcaaacTCTGCAAGCTCAAGTTTCTCATACAATAACACAGATGAATCTAATTTATGCGTGAGAAAGTCTATTTTCCTGTTATTTTTTCTTTGCAAACAttactgtattaaaaaaaaaagttcgtgacCCTGTCAGTTTTGTTCAGCCAAAGGTTGTTAGTTCTGAAATTATTTTCAAGTTGCACAAGATCAGTCAAAATTATACATGAGTGCACCATATTCAggatttttttcttgatttttttttttttttttttttttttaattcaggggTTGAGCCATATATACAGAAGTGCCTCATACACCGAAAATTACAATACTTCAAAAGAAACATCAGGTGATAAATGTCGGTGCTCTTACTTTGGGACGTCATTGAACTCGTCCACAGTGAGGTACTCGATCAGAGGGCAGGGTGGCTGAGGCTGTTTGCTGACTGCACTGTTAGCCTTGGCAGCTGTGTGTGATGCTGCCTTTCCACTTGTGGCCACGCTTGGTTttggtgggggcagaggggtgtcTCCTTTCTGCTGTTCTGCTCCATTCTGATGTGTGCCCTGTGTACTATTACACATGGAAAATAAAGCAGTCATTTATGGATGCATGTATTCCAATAATATCTGACATGCAGAAGTAAACAAGCACATACATAGAATAATTTAAAAGGTCAATTGATACCCTCTAATGttgagcttttttcttttttttttttacttactcgTGGGAAGGAGCAGACGATAATGTTGGCAAATGAGGAGGAATATTGTTGGTGGTGTACTCCAGACTTTTCGTCAGCATTTTCAGCTGATCTTTCAAAGCCTGCAAAGAAgaaacacatgtgtacacacggtgccatgcacacacaaacacattcttgcacacacagatacatgtacacatatatatacacatgcatgtacacatgacgcatgtgcacacacatacacacacacactcaaaatcacaaacacatgcgcattccccacccatacatacacatgcacaacacacacacacaagattttaGCTTATGcatgctctcacacacatctatataatGACATCTGTAATGAGAAAACAAAGTTGCTTACTCTTTTTTCATTCGGTAAATTTA is a window of Babylonia areolata isolate BAREFJ2019XMU chromosome 22, ASM4173473v1, whole genome shotgun sequence DNA encoding:
- the LOC143297447 gene encoding SKA complex subunit 1-like isoform X2 translates to MNAHSLEELSHHFTEKLCRLSEALAIQACVESSEEDLRMESCQPMQTLWQDVDELSDVLILVRSKCVEQRKTLAGIQALKDQLKMLTKSLEYTTNNIPPHLPTLSSAPSHDTQGTHQNGAEQQKGDTPLPPPKPSVATSGKAASHTAAKANSAVSKQPQPPCPLIEYLTVDEFNDVPKYMKGRLSYQQVNTVIDELNKVFTAKYKLLKQKKSTMSDVNRKRYETLKMQETKDTRGVFFVVESDIKEWSGLKMSKDTLSFFTMLRHCGRLREIRGDGHIRYAMIEMY
- the LOC143297447 gene encoding SKA complex subunit 1-like isoform X1 codes for the protein MLWFMRMNAHSLEELSHHFTEKLCRLSEALAIQACVESSEEDLRMESCQPMQTLWQDVDELSDVLILVRSKCVEQRKTLAGIQALKDQLKMLTKSLEYTTNNIPPHLPTLSSAPSHDTQGTHQNGAEQQKGDTPLPPPKPSVATSGKAASHTAAKANSAVSKQPQPPCPLIEYLTVDEFNDVPKYMKGRLSYQQVNTVIDELNKVFTAKYKLLKQKKSTMSDVNRKRYETLKMQETKDTRGVFFVVESDIKEWSGLKMSKDTLSFFTMLRHCGRLREIRGDGHIRYAMIEMY